A single genomic interval of Sporosarcina sp. ANT_H38 harbors:
- a CDS encoding GNAT family N-acetyltransferase, whose protein sequence is MEFEFVDLGGDAFAFRYEQDGNMLAEITWTILGDVMVMDHTFVSTDLRGQGMAKKLLDRAANYAREQELKMEPVCSYVVTAFERYKDYEDVKV, encoded by the coding sequence ATGGAATTCGAATTTGTTGATCTAGGTGGGGACGCATTCGCGTTCCGTTACGAACAAGATGGCAACATGTTGGCAGAGATTACTTGGACGATTCTTGGGGATGTCATGGTAATGGATCATACATTCGTATCGACTGACTTACGAGGACAAGGCATGGCGAAAAAGTTGCTGGATCGCGCCGCGAACTATGCGCGTGAACAAGAGTTGAAAATGGAGCCTGTCTGCTCATATGTTGTAACTGCTTTTGAACGTTACAAAGATTATGAGGACGTAAAAGTATAA
- a CDS encoding DUF1002 domain-containing protein, translating into MKRILAMMMAAVLAIGISVPSAVHAEDPVINEKLGVPIVVYGVDLSDAEKESVKISLGVAQEAEVEEISVNGSDLVKYIENGNGKARMYSSAKITRQEEGKGLVITIVTPDNITEVTSEIYATAMLTAGIEDAVVEVAAPKKVTGHSALVGIYKAYEVTGEKLDTERTDVANDELNLATKFAKESGVDSDKVAELLTEIKKQISEKNPATKEDVEKIVTEQMEKLNINLSDADRQLLIDLMDRIRNLDIDFNKLSEQLSDMTSKIKETLGDIDPGFWESVKEFFANLFESVQSWFK; encoded by the coding sequence TCGGTCCCGTCGGCCGTACATGCGGAAGATCCAGTTATCAATGAAAAACTTGGTGTACCAATCGTCGTTTACGGCGTAGATTTATCGGATGCTGAGAAGGAAAGTGTTAAGATAAGCCTGGGTGTTGCACAGGAAGCGGAAGTTGAAGAAATATCCGTTAACGGTAGTGACCTTGTGAAGTATATTGAAAATGGCAATGGTAAAGCAAGAATGTATTCTTCTGCTAAAATTACAAGGCAAGAGGAAGGTAAAGGACTAGTCATCACAATTGTTACACCAGATAATATTACAGAAGTAACGTCGGAAATATATGCGACTGCTATGCTGACAGCTGGAATCGAAGACGCGGTTGTCGAAGTGGCAGCGCCGAAAAAAGTAACAGGTCATTCCGCGCTCGTTGGTATATACAAAGCATATGAAGTTACTGGTGAAAAACTTGATACGGAACGAACAGATGTCGCAAATGATGAATTAAATCTTGCGACGAAATTTGCGAAAGAATCCGGTGTTGATAGTGACAAAGTAGCAGAGCTTCTAACAGAAATTAAAAAGCAAATCTCAGAGAAAAACCCAGCGACAAAAGAAGACGTCGAGAAAATTGTTACAGAGCAAATGGAAAAACTCAATATTAATTTAAGTGATGCGGATCGTCAATTGCTCATAGACTTAATGGACAGAATTCGAAACTTAGATATCGATTTCAATAAATTATCCGAGCAATTATCGGATATGACATCGAAAATAAAAGAAACACTCGGTGATATTGATCCTGGATTTTGGGAAAGTGTGAAGGAGTTCTTTGCGAACCTATTCGAATCCGTTCAGTCGTGGTTTAAGTAA
- a CDS encoding GNAT family N-acetyltransferase, translated as MIRPMITEDSMHVQQIVYKTWSATYKDIIPAEIQKKFIDRSYSEAMLLKRMEKTYVLVAECEGIPVGFSSFTKKDEDGDSELTAMYILPSHQKMGYGKNLIDYALSLLTDAQQLFVYVDERNAVGRAFYEKQGFELLDVFEEYFEGHPVVTAQYVFYIHSHVHVQC; from the coding sequence ATGATCCGACCTATGATTACCGAGGATAGTATGCACGTTCAACAGATTGTTTATAAGACTTGGAGCGCGACCTATAAAGATATTATTCCAGCGGAGATCCAGAAAAAATTTATCGACCGATCCTATTCAGAAGCGATGCTCTTAAAACGGATGGAGAAAACCTATGTGCTAGTAGCGGAATGCGAAGGTATTCCTGTTGGTTTTTCCAGTTTCACGAAGAAAGATGAAGATGGCGATTCTGAATTGACTGCTATGTATATTTTACCATCTCATCAAAAAATGGGCTACGGAAAAAATTTAATCGACTATGCTTTGTCGTTACTTACGGATGCGCAACAATTATTCGTTTATGTTGACGAACGCAATGCAGTTGGACGAGCCTTTTACGAGAAGCAGGGCTTCGAGTTACTTGATGTCTTTGAAGAATATTTCGAGGGCCACCCTGTGGTAACAGCCCAGTATGTATTTTATATTCATAGCCACGTACATGTCCAATGCTAA
- the yidC gene encoding membrane protein insertase YidC gives MKKKIGLVAMLMTTVVFLSGCAGIENKEGTFYNIFVKPMDWLLHFFSDFFNGNYGLSIILITVLIRMILMPLMLKNYKSQQNMKVKMDALRPEMEDIQKRLKEAKEKEQKDEQMKLQQEMMGLYSKHGVNPLNMGCLPLIIQMPIIMGLYFAILNSTDVKTHEFLWFNLGEPDMIMMVLAGAVYFVQARVSLWTMPEQQQKQMKAFIYLSPIMIMFISFNAMAALPLYWAVGGLLLIFQTYLGRKFYYKHPEVVVESNDEAVILEEVNEVKEVKEVKEVNLEKVVKKKDKKDDK, from the coding sequence ATGAAGAAGAAAATTGGATTAGTCGCGATGTTAATGACCACTGTCGTTTTTCTAAGCGGTTGTGCTGGCATTGAGAACAAAGAAGGTACATTCTATAATATTTTCGTTAAGCCAATGGATTGGCTACTACATTTTTTTAGTGATTTCTTTAACGGAAATTACGGTCTGTCGATTATTCTAATCACTGTATTAATTCGTATGATTCTTATGCCGCTAATGCTGAAGAATTATAAGTCGCAACAGAACATGAAAGTTAAAATGGATGCACTCCGTCCTGAGATGGAAGACATTCAAAAGCGTTTGAAAGAAGCGAAAGAAAAAGAACAAAAAGATGAGCAAATGAAGCTTCAGCAAGAAATGATGGGGCTTTATTCGAAGCATGGTGTCAATCCGCTTAATATGGGTTGTCTTCCGCTAATCATCCAGATGCCGATCATCATGGGCCTCTACTTCGCCATCCTCAATTCTACAGATGTGAAAACACATGAGTTCCTTTGGTTCAATCTCGGGGAACCCGATATGATTATGATGGTACTTGCCGGTGCGGTCTACTTCGTACAAGCACGAGTATCATTATGGACAATGCCGGAACAACAACAGAAACAGATGAAAGCGTTCATTTATTTATCGCCTATTATGATTATGTTCATATCATTCAATGCAATGGCGGCTTTGCCTCTTTACTGGGCAGTTGGCGGACTTCTCTTAATCTTCCAAACGTATTTAGGTCGTAAATTCTATTACAAGCATCCTGAAGTGGTTGTTGAAAGTAATGATGAAGCTGTAATTTTGGAAGAAGTAAATGAAGTAAAAGAAGTAAAAGAAGTAAAAGAAGTGAATTTAGAAAAAGTAGTGAAAAAGAAAGACAAGAAAGACGATAAATGA
- a CDS encoding GNAT family N-acetyltransferase yields the protein MQWTYHEFGELSGHEVYEMLKLRVDVFVVEQNCAYHEVDGYDYSALHIFCTDEEGLAAYARLLPAGVKYTGPSIGRVIIRKNRRGTGLAHILMERSVDFIKTHWKPGDIHLQAQHHLVGFYGDHGFNAVSEPYDDGGIPHVDMILSI from the coding sequence ATGCAGTGGACATATCACGAGTTTGGGGAATTAAGCGGACATGAAGTATATGAAATGTTAAAGTTGCGAGTCGATGTATTCGTCGTTGAGCAAAATTGTGCGTACCATGAAGTTGACGGTTATGATTATAGTGCGCTTCATATATTCTGCACAGATGAGGAGGGACTGGCAGCGTATGCGCGGCTTCTTCCGGCAGGTGTGAAGTATACGGGACCATCTATCGGTCGAGTTATTATCAGGAAGAATAGAAGAGGTACAGGGCTTGCACATATTCTTATGGAACGAAGTGTAGACTTTATTAAGACCCATTGGAAACCTGGGGATATTCATCTTCAAGCCCAGCACCATCTTGTAGGGTTTTATGGGGATCATGGATTTAATGCGGTTTCGGAGCCTTATGACGATGGAGGAATTCCCCATGTGGATATGATTTTATCAATATAA
- a CDS encoding DUF4064 domain-containing protein, which yields MSRTAEKILSIFSVVLTTIGVMISFASLALVTYLKSDPLIQKEFEVEMLLIDPTLTPEHIDMFYGAFDIIGGVIWFIIISLIVSLILTIIGMVNIWKNKNPKLAGIMFIIAGLTAGILTLSSILLYIAAILCFTKKASLTHETQFVDDKYDGTMRPL from the coding sequence ATGAGCCGTACAGCTGAAAAGATATTATCGATTTTTAGCGTCGTATTGACGACGATAGGTGTTATGATCAGTTTTGCTTCACTGGCTTTAGTTACTTATTTAAAATCGGACCCGTTGATTCAGAAAGAGTTCGAAGTGGAGATGCTGTTGATAGATCCGACATTAACTCCTGAACATATCGATATGTTCTATGGTGCATTTGATATTATAGGTGGGGTTATTTGGTTTATCATTATTAGCTTAATCGTCAGCTTAATCTTGACGATAATTGGAATGGTGAACATTTGGAAGAATAAAAATCCTAAACTTGCTGGGATAATGTTTATCATCGCTGGTTTGACGGCAGGAATTCTTACGTTATCTTCAATCCTTCTTTACATCGCGGCTATTCTTTGTTTTACAAAGAAAGCATCTCTAACACATGAAACGCAGTTCGTGGATGATAAGTATGATGGAACAATGAGACCTTTATAA